In Periplaneta americana isolate PAMFEO1 chromosome 4, P.americana_PAMFEO1_priV1, whole genome shotgun sequence, one DNA window encodes the following:
- the LOC138698230 gene encoding enolase-phosphatase E1-like: MDKYKEIAELHEEHSESLSSNDSSDSDLPELQKTPPEMEPTLCEKSSGKFAEIEKTVPTVQHESGAVGKDEEPGTPAKFSKLQEQLLDTEENIQLEETITSKYNLKINPLALPQSSDISSTDQETPVESRITLHEFTLTASKVIMPENLKTSTVDPKLKRTKMDVSDEKATTSDEHMIPVIAQQNEPSSSSEVKIQLQKLVDRPITCIPKSSVYDEKPIVSEEEDAIHSEDKDIQSGVVYASALISKVPPFQVETRSEEETVKVEKKVDMAGFPAQSEEVNTIEKCSNFEEQSIQIKIPSEKFEHPTLSEEYTSSLEDKAPKVVELHASAPVSKVSPSKMEFRTEKETVKVEKKKDVAGFPPQSEDEAKLEKSSKFEKPTMKIEIRSTKFEHTTLPEEYASPLEHKASKCVELHASASVSKAYTSQVETHRQEEDEPSMQIEIPSSKSEYQTVSQEVLFSSKDKASQLVGLHASALVSKVQTSQVEARMQEEAVKIKRELHMTGFQAQSEEATNYGKPSEPSMNIETLTEMFEKLTMLTEGELSTTTLQLDDPSTAKELLTPLCKRSNTSVQSSDCSELAPLPTESPSEISLAVSLPSNITRSQSISPVSLPTTPETLSLSGDTIDSLDKAEDSDNNQISRPSDNQLAPEQQGDVAESEQDVVEPSAEQYFAGPDAEQDLAESGDEQELVELGDEQNLAGHGAEHDLAEPDIEQNVAEPDAQVVNGLEDLSPPPNEDILLNGEGPAIFDDQPPNIQHEIGINVMGDIHIDFGHFDLPDYSDSEGSLHSN, encoded by the coding sequence ATGgacaaatacaaagaaatagcaGAACTCCACGAAGAACACTCTGAATCTCTTTCATCAAATGATTCCAGTGATAGTGACTTACCTGAACTACAAAAAACACCACCTGAAATGGAACCTACGTTATGTGAGAAGTCTTCAGGAAAATTTGCCGAAATAGAGAAAACAGTCCCAACCGTACAACACGAATCTGGTGCTGTAGGAAAGGATGAAGAACCTGGAACTCCGGCTAAGTTTTCGAAACTTCAAGAGCAATTATTAGATACAGAGGAGAATATCCAGCTTGAAGAAACCATAACTTCAAAATACAACTTAAAAATAAATCCATTGGCACTACCACAAAGTTCTGATATTTCTTCGACAGACCAAGAAACACCTGTTGAAAGTCGAATTACACTTCATGAATTTACTTTAACTGCTAGCAAAGTTATAATGCCAGAAAATTTGAAAACTTCAACTGTAGATCCGAAATTGAAGCGCACAAAAATGGATGTAAGTGATGAGAAAGCTACAACGTCCGATGAACATATGATACCTGTAATTGCACAACAAAATGAACCTTCTTCTTCGTCAGAAGTAAAAATTCAACTGCAAAAATTAGTGGACCGTCCAATTACTTGTATTCCAAAATCATCAGTATATGATGAAAAACCAATTGTGAGTGAAGAGGAAGACGCAATTCACTCCGAAGACAAAGACATTCAATCTGGAGTAGTGTACGCTTCAGCTCTAATCTCGAAAGTGCCACCTTTTCAAGTGGAAACTCGTAGCGAAGAAGAGACTGTTAAAGTTGAAAAGAAGGTAGACATGGCTGGATTTCCGGCTCAATCTGAGGAAGTAAATACGAtagaaaaatgttcaaattttgaaGAACAatctatacaaataaaaattccATCAGAAAAATTTGAACACCCGACTCTGTCTGAAGAATATACATCTTCTCTCGAAGACAAAGCCCCAAAAGTTGTAGAACTGCACGCTTCAGCTCCAGTCTCGAAAGTGTCGCCCTCTAAAATGGAATTTCGTACCGAAAAAGAGACTGTTAAAGTTGAAAAGAAAAAAGACGTGGCTGGATTCCCGCCCCAATCCGAGGACGAAGCTAAGTTAGAAAAaagttcaaaatttgaaaaaccaACTATGAAGATAGAAATTCGGTCGACAAAGTTTGAACACACGACTCTGCCTGAAGAATATGCATCTCCACTCGAACACAAAGCCTCAAAATGTGTAGAACTGCACGCTTCGGCTTCAGTTTCTAAAGCGTATACCTCTCAAGTGGAAACTCATAGGCAGGAGGAGGATGAACCATCCATGCAGATAGAAATTCCGTCGTCGAAGTCTGAATATCAGACTGTATCTCAAGAAGTTTTATTTTCCTCCAAAGACAAAGCCTCACAATTAGTAGGACTACATGCTTCAGCTCTAGTCTCAAAAGTGCAAACCTCTCAAGTGGAAGCTCGTATGCAGGAGGAGGCTGTTAAGATTAAAAGGGAGTTACATATGACTGGATTTCAGGCTCAATCAGAGGAAGCGACTAATTATGGAAAACCTTCAGAGCCATCAATGAACATAGAAACTCTGACGGAAATGTTTGAAAAACTAACAATGTTAACCGAAGGAGAATTGTCGACAACTACTCTTCAACTGGATGATCCGAGTACTGCAAAAGAGTTGTTGACGCCGTTGTGTAAACGTTCAAATACTTCAGTTCAGAGTTCTGATTGCAGTGAACTTGCACCTCTACCTACAGAATCACCTTCAGAGATTTCCTTAGCTGTGTCGTTGCCTTCAAACATCACGCGATCTCAGAGTATCTCGCCTGTCTCCCTGCCTACTACACCTGAAACATTAAGTTTGTCAGGAGATACCATTGATTCACTCGACAAAGCGGAAGACTCTGACAACAATCAAATTTCTAGGCCATCAGATAATCAACTTGCTCCTGAACAACAGGGGGATGTGGCTGAATCTGAACAGGATGTGGTTGAACCTAGTGCTGAACAATATTTTGCTGGACCTGATGCTGAACAAGATTTGGCTGAATCTGGTGATGAACAAGAGTTGGTTGAACTTGGTGATGAACAAAACTTGGCTGGACATGGTGCTGAACACGATTTGGCTGAACCTGATATTGAACAAAATGTGGCTGAACCTGATGCTCAGGTTGTTAATGGACTAGAAGACTTAAGTCCTCCCCCTAACGAAGATATTTTGCTCAATGGAGAAGGCCCTGCCATATTTGATGATCAACCTCCAAATATTCAACATGAAATTGGGATTAACGTGATGGGTGACATTCATATCGACTTTGGTCACTTTGATCTCCCGGATTACAGTGATAGTGAGGGAAGTTTACATAGCAATTAG